In a single window of the uncultured Pseudodesulfovibrio sp. genome:
- a CDS encoding 6-hydroxymethylpterin diphosphokinase MptE-like protein, translating into MWNHEPVRWKGLMENSKIAALVELGILCRGVQVEPVGDGRGDPGPHRFSDHPQLCRFENPVFRHPFEDPSVSAYALFESDTTIERALSETRLVVLLGMADSPQLRAALASKTTVVILFEPDERVLVDFLERFKLAGLNRPNLFCFTGDPRSFDPPLQEMLPGDMFRLGTPAFFVTDRVSDLYGDWADRVAQYFETLHYRHAIYGLSGQALNRSRPLRDIHRGLLYDQQLHAFENVGEYLTAPPIGRLHNRLRETDAILVAAGPDLPEKLDWIKANRERGVVISVNNAVKPLAEAGIQPHFVVINDTSVDSGMVFKQIPKLPGTILVSHCLSDLGGDRFRQKYLFGSFLPQIFGERDDLRLHGSVISTAFSLARYLGCARCVLVGAQLASPDPWRLSYAKGTVHEAPGTGERELINRHPQLCPVTSPFGEALFTTLNFMDAALWLTEEIRVSGVPCVNTSKASILYGEGIEYDEEPELSGRVPNMKDLFRPEPPSVDRAEAGRWLRREIQLWTSVGEAARTLLADDTPAMTAKGMAVLDQLDKNNVTYLVERRGGFPNRVFSQLVFEGDEASRRKGLRMYFRDVLAMSREFLGLLAKALKRL; encoded by the coding sequence GTGTGGAATCATGAACCGGTGCGTTGGAAGGGACTTATGGAGAACAGCAAGATAGCCGCTCTGGTGGAGCTGGGCATTCTCTGCCGGGGCGTGCAGGTCGAACCCGTGGGGGACGGCCGGGGCGACCCCGGTCCGCATCGCTTTTCCGATCATCCCCAGTTGTGCCGGTTCGAGAACCCCGTTTTCCGCCATCCCTTCGAGGACCCGTCCGTGTCCGCCTACGCCCTGTTCGAGTCGGACACCACCATCGAGAGGGCGTTGTCCGAGACCCGGCTGGTCGTCCTGCTCGGCATGGCCGACAGCCCGCAACTGCGCGCGGCTCTGGCCTCCAAGACCACGGTAGTCATCCTCTTTGAACCGGATGAGCGGGTGCTCGTGGATTTTCTGGAACGCTTCAAGCTGGCCGGGTTGAACCGGCCCAACCTGTTCTGCTTCACCGGCGATCCCCGCTCCTTTGACCCGCCCTTGCAGGAGATGCTGCCCGGCGACATGTTCCGGCTCGGCACCCCGGCCTTTTTCGTCACCGATCGGGTGAGCGACCTGTATGGCGACTGGGCCGACAGGGTGGCGCAGTATTTTGAGACGCTACACTACCGTCACGCCATATACGGGCTGTCCGGCCAGGCCCTGAACCGTTCCCGGCCCCTGCGGGACATCCACCGGGGGCTGCTCTACGATCAGCAGCTGCACGCCTTCGAGAACGTGGGCGAATACCTTACCGCGCCGCCCATCGGCAGGCTGCACAACCGGTTGCGGGAGACCGACGCCATCCTGGTCGCCGCCGGGCCGGACCTGCCCGAAAAGCTCGACTGGATCAAGGCCAACCGGGAACGCGGGGTGGTCATCAGCGTGAACAACGCGGTCAAACCCCTGGCCGAGGCGGGTATCCAGCCGCATTTCGTGGTCATAAACGACACTTCCGTCGATTCCGGCATGGTCTTCAAACAGATCCCGAAGCTGCCCGGGACCATTCTGGTTTCCCATTGTCTGTCCGACCTGGGCGGGGACCGCTTCCGGCAGAAATACCTGTTCGGCTCCTTCCTGCCGCAGATTTTCGGAGAGCGGGACGACCTTCGCCTTCACGGTTCGGTCATCTCCACGGCTTTTTCCCTGGCCCGCTACCTTGGGTGCGCCCGGTGCGTGCTGGTCGGGGCGCAGCTGGCCTCGCCCGATCCGTGGCGTTTGAGCTACGCCAAAGGCACGGTCCACGAAGCGCCCGGCACCGGGGAGCGGGAACTGATAAACCGGCATCCCCAGCTGTGTCCCGTGACCTCGCCCTTTGGTGAGGCGTTGTTCACCACCCTGAACTTCATGGACGCGGCCTTGTGGCTGACAGAGGAAATCCGCGTGTCCGGAGTGCCGTGTGTGAACACCTCGAAGGCGAGCATTCTGTATGGTGAAGGGATTGAATACGACGAGGAGCCCGAGCTTTCGGGCAGGGTGCCGAACATGAAGGATCTGTTCCGGCCCGAGCCGCCGAGCGTGGACCGCGCGGAAGCGGGCCGCTGGCTGCGTCGTGAAATCCAGCTGTGGACCAGCGTGGGAGAGGCCGCGAGAACCTTGCTGGCCGACGACACCCCGGCCATGACCGCAAAGGGCATGGCCGTTCTGGACCAGCTGGACAAGAACAACGTCACCTATCTGGTTGAGCGGCGAGGGGGATTCCCCAACCGCGTCTTCAGCCAACTGGTGTTCGAGGGGGACGAGGCGTCACGCCGCAAGGGGTTGCGCATGTATTTTCGCGACGTCCTGGCCATGAGCCGCGAATTCCTCGGCCTGCTCGCAAAGGCCTTGAAGCGTCTTTAG